GGAGTACATATCCACactacacacaaaaaaaatcatcaaaccTTTTATGTGtgttctttcccctttttcagtTACAGGTGTCATATTTTCATGGTATCCTTGGGGCTTCTCTTCCTATTATCTGATAGTTCCCGTGTCTGTTCCAAACTCTTGTTGTCTTCACTGAAATCTCTTTGCATTGACAGAAAAGGGCTGATTCTGATGCCGTGTTGGTCTGGCTGGCCCTAGTGTAACCCCGTTGACTTGTTGCTTGTACCCGATCAGCCGAGGTTACTTGCATTTACGTAGTTCATTCACCCTTCTTGAAACTGTAGGCTTGTGAACTTCTCATGGAGCTGCATTCTTATTCAAAACCCTTCCCGTCTATGTTCTATAAAGGGAGTTGTACTAACCAAGATGATAAATACAGCCTGTCTCTTTACGTGTAATGGTTATATCAGAAAGGTCTGAGTAATGAAGCATCTCAGAAAGTCACTACTCTGTTCAGAGATGCTCTCCAATCAGAGTAATAGAAAGTATTCTTTAAGCCTTTGTATGGAAGTAAAGGCATCTTATCTGATACTAGTCTGACTAAGCAATAAAATATTACACTTTCCATTTTCACagttagcattttatttttcactgagaCAAGATCCAGAAGTAGTGGCTTGGCCTaagttattttcttcaaggAATGCACCAATAACCATTTTGaacagtttgcttttacttgCCATCATCCTGTGCTTTACAGAAAATTCAAAGGGAGCTAATTAATAACTTTGAAATTGCACCCAAGAAAGTGTTCTCATATGTGGGGTAAACTAACTGATCCATGGTGGCTGGTCTCTGGTTATGTGCAGTAATAAATGTGTGATGAAGCATACTTATTATCTCTCTTAGAGCTAAGTTTTCTTTGGGATGTCAGACGTTATCGGTGGTTATATTAAGTTCTTCAGGGAACCAGTTTCTGCAGGGAGCTGATTTCCAACATCTCAATTGTGAcagcagagagaggaggaagcaACAAGGACACGGCCAACGTATGCGTTAGTCACCAGCCCTGTATTTCTGGCACAGATTACTGGCCCATTAGTTGCAGGATTCTTTATGCTGAAGAAAGCTGGGGTGTGTGTGCCTTTTTACCTTCATTCGCAGCTAACTTCACGCTGATGCATAATTAGATTTTAATGATGTAAAAATTATGACCTAGAAAATCTGATAATGTAACATGCCTGGTTTGACATCCAAGCCATGCAGCTTGTGATCTTGTGATTCAGTGAAGCAGCACAGGTTTAACCTTGTCTACAACAGGCTTTCTATTAAGAAGGCCCCCCCAAAAATCACATCTCTTACTGACCAGATaggctttaatattttttattaagtcGTATGAGCCAGTAGTTTCTTTGTGAAGCTTTGCCTAAAGTCCACTCCTGTAGTTTTTTGATGTAATACGGAAGACCACAGCTCTTTATGTAGAACCAGGAATTTTCTAGTGCTTGGTCACTTTCTTTCCTTAACTGAACATTGTGCCTTCAGAGACCACCTCAGTTTGATTCTCAGATGGAAACTTTGGAAGGCAGGGCCCCTGCTAGGTCAAGCAACATGGACCTGTTTTAAACTGGCTGTGTTAATACtttcagcagaagcagagacGAACATCTTTGTTAGTTCACTGATTTGACTTAATTGGATAGTCAGGAAGAGGGCTATAAGCCATAGATCATCTCAAACATTAAGTTTAATTTTGTGAGAAAATAACACTGTTAATAATGGCACTTAAGTAGtgctttttttctaatgtaCAGTATATACACACGGAAACATACAGTACACCTTACTGTTCAGAGGTTTACATTTAAACGATAcactttaagaaataatttaataaattctTTGCAAATTCTTTTTACATCAGTAGGCTGATTTTTATCTTGCAtatatacagtattttaatcatatttaattaaatgcaaaatagaCAAGCCCCTATTTACAAAGTTACCAGAAACCGTGGGGtattgaaatggaaaaggacCCATTCTTGAGAACTTTGTATGTTAAAGATTTGCCCATAAAAGTTCTTCTATTGTTATGTTACTGTGCATTTCCTTAAGAATTTTAATGTACTTGCACATGTactgtttttatataaatattgcAAAGTTTTTGCTTTGCGGGATATTGCTTTTGAAGAGATACCATGTGAGGGCATTGAAATCAAGTTCCGCATTTCCTTACAATAGCAGTCAGTTCCATGGCACAGTTTCTTTGAGGCAACTAATATATCAAATTAACTCTTAAAAATCTGAGTTTGTATCAGTTTTGTTCATTGAATTATAAAACCTGTTTGTCTATATGATTGCCATCACGTTTAATGTGTTATCAAGGATACACACAAACattctcagctctgctgcaatAAGAAGGATCAttagaaaaaatcaaaatggagGTTTCACGGGTACATTATATAAAACGTGTTCTTTCTCCATCTCTTAAGTAGCAGCTTCCATTTTTCTGATCAGTTCCGTTTGTAATGTTGAATCACTGAGTGGAATTTGAGTTGCAGTGACAGAATTTGTGAGTGGTGCACAGTCCCAAGTGTAAAGGACCAAGCATGAAAGGCAACAGaggagcaaaatgaaaattaaacagaatAGCACATTCGGGTAGAGAACtgaaaaagatgaggaaaaaaaaatgaagaaagatgatGAGAGACATGATCTGAAACTAGGAATTTAATGCACGGaggaaggaacaaaaataaatgcaacagtCCGTTAGGCAGAGAAAGTGAGGTGTCGTAGGAGAAGGGGGAAATGGAAGCAAGTCAACAGCATACGAGTTAAATGTGCCCCTCGTGCTGCCTGCTCAGCCCCACCGGCCTGGCAGGGTCCCAGTTCCGGGAGCCTCCACTCACACCAGATAAGCCAGTTCCTCCCGGCTGGAATTCGTCTTCCTGCGTAATGGGTCAGAAATTCGTTAACGGCTTTTACGTGAGAGATTTAACGTGGTGCTTTAGGGGTCCCTCGGGTGGGAGGAAGAGGCGATTTGTTCAACAGTTCCAAGGAAAGGTTTCCGAGGAACTTATGTGGAAGTGAGTACTTGAATGCTTAAAGTGAGTGTAGCTCGCAATACTTAGAAACTCTCAAGttaagggaagaaacaaaacaaaaacccaatgGTTTCCAAAAAAAAGCCAGTATTGTGTTGGCACACAGGCATAAATCAGTGTGTGAATTGGACACAGCGATAAGGAAAGGCTTCCTTCCTTGACGTGGTTTTAATCAGCAGGCTAAAGCTATGAAGTAAAGTGGTGTAATTGTGCTGGCTAGCTTTCATGGCGAGAAACCACCACCGAAATAAATGACTTACTGTATAGGGTTCTAAGGGTTAAACATTCACTAAGATATGAAATGCTCTTGAAAACTTAAGAGTAATGGAGAGTCTTCCACCACGATGTTGATAAGTTAAGGGATGATTGTATATGAATCAGATAAGCAAAGATGGCTATGTGAAGAAATGGCTTGAGTAATGTtgaaaagaagggagaagatGTGAAAAGACTGTTCCTCACCTCCTTCCCACGTAAAACTTAAGCATGTCTCCATGCTGATAAATTAGGGCCAATTAAGAGATAAGATTGTGCAATGGAAAAGGTTTAATTCTGTTTCTACTCCATGGTTTTTCCATACCAGAGGCTCAACATGCCACAGTTGTTGATTGAAGTCATGTGGAGTAAGCTGTGTTGTGACAGATGAAGTAATGAAATGATTTATTGCAGGGCCAGTGACAAAGATGCCTCGCTGTCCCCAGGCTGGTGGGAGAATATCAATTTAACTTCTACCCCGTGCATTATTAACAACGCAGCAACAGCTACAGGGGCAGCAATTCAGTTTGCTATTGTGAGTAactttagggttttttttcctgcagcaacTTTTGTATTTCTCGTGTATTTCATACACTCTGAACTGTAGAATTTGGCAATCTGGATTGGATTTCTTCATCCCCATTGTGAAATACAGAAACTATACTTTTACTGTGTATTCAAGAATCACATTGGGAGGCAGTCCATTTTTCACAGGTCAGCAAAACGCTGATCTTGACTGGAATTCATACCTATTACTCCCATTCTAAAATCTTGTAAGTATTGAAGGATTTTGTATGATTTCCAAACTTCCAGTGATGCCCTAGATTAAAGAGATTTCAATTGATTTGTTGCAAACATATCccttgaaaatacaaaatgttaatcataaacatatttatttttaagacaattACTCTTGTTACATGAACATATGTGGACCATAACACTTAGCCAGACATTCCTTACTACTTGAATTTTGATTTAACTTTGTAAACCACTGTGTCCTTCATTTTAATATGTGGGATAAACATCTCTCAGTTCCCCTTGAATtagttaataaatatttctgaattcttGAAATGTCTTAGGATGCCAACAAAGCACTGGAAGAATAAACAAGTTTTTGTTAATTGTTATATCTAGAAAAAAACTGATTTACCGCACATGTTAAAAACTTAGGTTAGTTTGTGTGAGaatataatttctgaaaatagtaAATTAGACATCTTTTAGAGGGAATTCAGTGatggagaaagaaattaaataatttaatttataattaaCATTTACTATTTGGACATGTATAATTGGATAGTATGATCTTTAGTAAAGATCATTATATCATCTTCATtgaaaaatactatttactTCATCAAGAAAAGCACTGTTACTTCTTTGTACAGAAAATAAGGTAATACCTTTTCCTCTACAAGATACAAGGTGCTGTGTATTCAGTCAGTACTTCAATAAACTGCTTAGcgatttcttcagacaggaatATTAGAACGATGAAGACAGAGCTTACGCTTTGTAACAAGTTCAGTGCACTGAAAATATTAGATGTCACAGGTATTACAGCACATAGGCCAGAGTCTTACAAGATCTCAGCAAATAATTAACTATTTCAATATTAAGACCGTTTCATGAATCGAAGGCTCCTCCAAGTCTCCTGGTTGGGACTGTCACATCAGTGACTTTGGGTGCCCACACAGCAGTAGCAGTCTGAGTACTGGTATACTGGTATACTACGTCCTGCAGTAACAGcaccagtgttttttttatacCTATGTCATAACTTGCTGTACCACTGTGCGTTCGTGAGAACACCCTTGATTCCCACAGTGTATCTTTTTAAGCAAACGTCGTAGTTTGTTAGGAAAGTTTTTGTTAATGTATCTGTAGAGCAGAGGCATTACAAAGCTGCTTGAGAAAGCCAAGAATTTGGATAAAATCTTGGTAAAATGTAATATTCGACTGTAATTTTCATCTGCAAGTCTTCCTTGTGCATAAGTAAATGTGCTTACCAAAAGGGTAACGTAATAGGGTGTCCATAATGTGAACTGTGTACAGACTGTGGCGATCAAAAGCCTGTGCACTGACGGATCTAATCGTCCAGTGTCTTGATCCAGTGGTGTAGCCTCTTTGCGTATTCGCAAGATCAATATAAGTGCATACAGTACCGCGACAGCTGGTACAACATACCCGATAAAGACCATAATGGCATCTGCTGCCTCTTTGTTCTGCATCTTGGAACATTCGATTATTTTAGTGGATACGTGATTGCAGACGTAGAATAGAAGAGATGAGAAACTTGTCAGCATGGCTCCACCCCATATGAATCCACAGACGTGCTTGGTGTTGTACACACTTGACATGTAAGTTCTAGGTAGAGCGCGTTCGATGTAGTAGTCCAGACTGAGTAACGTTGTAGAGTACATGGTAACTAAAGATGAGACGTTGAATAAAATAAGCAAGGTAATATAAACTTCGTTGTTAGAATTCCAGATGGCCCATTTTGTATTGGCAAGACCTAGAAGGTACATTGGTGCCAGAGCGTTGATGATGAGACCGGCAATGGCTATGTTGACAAAGTAAACATCTGGCATCGTCATAGTTACCTTGTTATACAGATTAACCAGGACCAGCAAGCCATTGTAGCAAAGGCTGATTGGGAAACATATAATGAGGTAGAGTAGGGAAAAGATGGAAAGCACAAGGTGGAAGTCATGGCAGAGATGCTGGTCCTCACTGTTCTTGGTACTGTTTAAGGTTTCACAGCTCCACATAGTGATTTTAGCTTTTGTATCTTCTCTGCTGGTTACCAGCTTTCCTGTAGAGAGAGAAATAGTAAAAGTAGCATTGAAATATTACGTTGTAAGTGAAATGGAATGTAATATGAAGAAAACGTTTTAAAGATGAAGATCACACAGTTCACATAACTGATCAATTTAAGGTCAGTGACTGAAATGCCTTTCCATCTTGTTAGTCTGTAAGAAAGTCATCTGTGAATCAAAGTGTCAGGCGACTAGTAAATAAATGTacaaaagttttaattttttagaaTGAAATTAGCGGTGAATGAGTCGATACAGGATATTCAACAAAAGTAAACCAGAAACTgtacagctttaaaataaacactgatGTAATATATAGCataagtacttttaaaaaagctaTGAAACAGTGACTTTAATGTATCTAATACTATGTAAAAGTATTTGCTGAAAAATACAAGAGGAACTATAAATATCAGCAATGAGATGGAGAATAGAGTTCTCTATGGTGTTATGTGGTAAATACAAATAACCTCTCTCTTAGAGAGCTTCCTAAGAGACACATCCAAGGCAGTATGATGAATATATTTTGTGTCACTGATAAAGCTAACAAAGACTAGAGGAAACTTGGAATTGAggtggagtttttttttttagcaggtCTGTTTGTATTCAGACTTCTGTAACCGTTTAGTTCTGAAAAAACAATGGACCTCTGTAGTTTAGGGAACCTAATATCGGGGCAGCCTGGCTTTCCAAAAAGGCAAGAATTAGTTGTCATTTCCTCTCAAAATAGCTTGAATTCTTTAAGAAGTATGCTAATGTCAGTAGTCATTGTCCAGCTATCTTTGCTTTATCATCAGAAAAGAGATAACATTTTAACTGAAATCAGTAGGCTTCTCAAAGCAATCATGAAAAGTCTCTTTCCAAAGCGCAAAAACAAGTAACctctaaaataaaactgaaaacattcaaAGCCTTAAAATCATGGGTATTATTCCTGCCAGGACATTTCTGGGACAATGTGGAATTTATGTGGCAGGTGATTTCCCATGTCAAGCGTAGTCTCAGATTGTCAGATATGCAGCATTGTTTGCTCTTTCCTTTCAGCACGTATAGAAAAGCGTAAGTACACATAAATGCATTCTTTCCAGAGAGAGAACAAGATTTAATCAAATCCACAATAAGCGTTGTGCAATTACAGTGAATGTTACTAGACAACATGCTACACGCAGTGAACCATATGCCTAAATGATACAGTATGGGTTTTGTAAACGTAAGATCTTCCACGGTTCCATCTCTCTAGCGCTAATCCTTTGACACTTCAGCTGAAGTACCGGATTTGTTCCAGAATCATGTCAggttccatttttatttcccgCTGCAATTACctggtgtgtattttttttctaaataccaCAGTCCCTGCGAGATATCAGGCTAAAATGCAGTAATTTTAGCTGggcaaacacatttttattctacCGTCATATACTGCTGGTAAGGGACTTCTGTGGCAGTAGTGCAAGATGCAGTTCCGTTGTATTCAAAGCTTTACTTCACCTCTGTGGAAaaacttacttttttgtttgttttctcaaatcAGTTCTCTAGCTGTAGTATTGCATAGGCGTACAAACTGTCATCGTGGTGTCCTTCAATCCTCATACTCTTTTTGATCACTGAAAGCAGCCCAgtttattttcaggaagaatCTGTTGtttttacatctttaaaaaaggaaaagacaagcTGCCTTGCCCAGTTGAAGGTGACCAAAATTACGTCTCATTGAACTGCTATGGCTCGATTCAACCAAAGCAGCAGACTGGAACGAGGTATTGCAAATATATGCATTACAGTGAGTGCAAGGGTGACTAAGCACAGGCACGGATACAATCACGTAATTCCATTATGCAGGTTTATCCTTAAGCACGTAACTTCGATTACTCCAGACTGAATTACATCAGCCGCAGAATACCTGCCTGTGTATCGTCTCAGAAGGAGATCAGCACTCTTTGCTACTAAGCTTTATGTTTTACAGAGTGGTGGGGTGTCTCGTGTCCCAGTTGTTTGTAGTAATTACCCCTTTTTACCCCAGTCCTCTAACTGCAGCTAAGTAAGTTCAATTTtaatgacagcagcagcaggagactTGTCCAACCGTAATGTTACGAAATGACAGATCTTACCTCAGAAACgggcaaaaataaaatccctgttAAAAGTGCTTAATGAGGAGACCTTGTTAGAGACTTCTGGATGATGCCAGGCAAAGTTCCTACCGCTAACGTCCCTCTAACATCGTGTTCACCTGTGCGGGCGCTCAGCCTGTGGCTCTGCCGCTCCTGCCAcagaggcagccccagcctccagccccagcctggccaAGGCCTCGCCATGCTTCAGGGGCAGGAGCTCTCCAGAAACCCCAGCCGAGCGCTTCTGCAGCGCCAGGCACCTTCTGAGCCCCGGCGTGGCTGTGTTGCGGAAGCCAATGCTGCGGTGCTCGTGTTTGTGCTGCCTTCTGACTCAGCCGGCCCCAAACGCTTCCCCCCTCGTTTTGTTCGGGCTTATGCTTTTATCATACTGCGAATCAAGGTCGGGACTTGAAACGTGGAACCAAGAGGAAGGCGAGTCCTCCCGCCCGCTGCTCACGGCCCGCTTACCTCCCGCTCCATCTCACGTTCCTCCGTGCCGCGGGACCTGCGGGCGCCCCGTCTGCGATGAGGGGAGCTGGACAAAGCGCCTCGGCCTTCTTCTCCTGGGGCACATTGCCTCCCGCCCCACGGCGCGCCGCACGCTGCACTTGTTTTTCCCCCGGTGACTTACTCACAAGTTTGTGCGCCGCCAGGCCCCTCCCTTTCGCTGTTTACAgccctttttttccagaagtgagAGGCCGGGCTGGCAGCGGAGCGAGCTGCTGGGGTGCGCTCAGCCTCGGGGCTTCGCGTTCACGGCGGGCGAtgctggggctgcggcagcGAGCAGAGCTCTAGGGGACTGTCGGATGGGGACGTTTGAGggccccttccctgccaccGACAGCTCTTGGTCAAGAgcatgtgctttatttttaacctggGGTAAGAATATACAGCTTTGAGGTTTCAGTTTTTTAGGTGATACATCCTGAACAGGCAGAATATTGCGCTAAGAATCGCCCAAGTGCTTGTCCTGCTTACAAAGATGACTCGTAGAAGGTAGGGAGACGAGTTTCTGGGCGTTTGAATTTTTAAGATTGCTTTGGTGTTGAGAAGAAGGATTAAAATAAGACCGGTCCTCACTTCGTGATGGTGTTAGGGATTCCGCACTGTCTCCTTTTTTTGAGAAGCTGGACAGAGGGTTGTGCCCGGTATTCACGTCACACACAATTAATGATATATGTTCTCTCCATCCTTAAAATGAAGCATGTCCATGCTTGAGTTGAGTTGCccttttcagtgcatttttttttttataggcaAGGTCAGTGCTTCTTGTTTCATACCTAACAATTCGCTATGAATGTTGTAAAGCCACTGTAGCTCCTAAATAGCAGAGAattcacatatttctttttgataTGTAGTCCACAGACAAAATTAAACATGCCATGAATAACTGTGTTACAAACTGTGCCATCCAGTCTTGGCTGCCACAAAACTTCAGAAGGACTTTAATCATCCTAAGTTTGCTGGGGAAACAGCAAAGTAGGCAAGGTATTAGCATAGAAGTACTTCTAAAGCTCGGATAATTGGATGGAAGCCAATTTTTTACATGTCATAAAAATTAATGGTGATTTTATTTAGATAAAAATCTACACATCACACTTGAGGAAAGTTTCTTACAACATGCGAAAAGTTAAGAGCACTTGGTGGCAAaacttattttagaaaaaatgcataaagtAAACTTCAGTTAAtgagtaagaaaaaatgaagtgctgCTTTGTTCTACTATAGAGTCCATAGCTGTAATcagttgttttcttcagaaatacataGGGCAGCACCAAGTTGCAGAGCAGGTTGGTTAACTGTTTCAAGCACGACCATTCTGcactgattattttatttgatttaaaaagaaacaaaacacacacatgccTTTATCCTACTGTAGCGCTATCTCATACTGTGcagtttagaaaaataaatgctttagtCTACTGACCCTGTTATCTTCTATACGTGAAATAGCTCTTACCTAGATAATCTGACCTGTGAATATGCATTTTGACAAGCTGTAATATCATTACAAGCCGTATGTAGCTAATAAAGCTGTTGCCAACAAACGAAGTCTCTAAACAGGCCTAAGATTCATACTTTCTCTTCTCGAGTTCCAAAGGATCTCTTAATTTCTGCAGAGACCGAAAACAAGGAGTACTGCACGGGGAAGGCCAAGCAGAGCTTTGCTCCACTGCACAGGCTTGTTCAGGTGGAGCATGAGAGAACTGAAGGGCTTTGCCAGACCTGTGCATATATGCATGAGCCATGACTTAGTAGATTGTCAGCTACTCATCAGGGTTTGTAAGGTGCTTTTAGAAAGCGACgctctaaatattatttatggaTTATTCcttaacaatttaaataatGGATGATTGGTATTTCTGAAAAGTAGCATACCTGCAATTAGTTGTGCCTCAAGAGGAGCACCCTCTGAACTCTCAAGCGCAAGAGAAAGCCATGTCATGCTGCTGTTACCTCAAAGTCTGGATAACGTGACATTTTTTTCGGCTTACTAGTTTACATACATGCCATAGGGATTAACAGAAGAGTTGTTAGCTGGatatacagaaaagtaaaactAGATTGCCCAGGTTAGAcgagaggagaaaaaatgcagcagtgcaGGCAAGTAAGGTCCAAATACACCTTCCTTGTGCAGTCGCTGAGTTGCTATTGTTTATAATATAATGATACAGCTCagataaaatgcttttaacCTTAGTGTAGAAGAAAATCCTGCTTgatgctgggtgctgggctgaAAAACAGGCCTCTTCCAACCCTATCATTTATGCCTTCGTGGTGCAATCATTGACCAGTTTGACAGGTGGTATACTTACAATTGATACCGGTTTCATTTTATAATATAGTTAATTCCCTGCAGTATAACGTGAAAGAAGCCATGATTAAATTACAAGAAAACTGATGTATAAAGTAGCATTAAATCTATCATTCTGTCTTGGATGTtcaaaaaatactaataaaaaagcaagaggaGGTCGGTGGGAACAGGGGtggttttcctcctccttcagtCCGAGCGCTTTCTATCACGGTCCTGCCAGAGGGAGCATAGGGTTGCCAGCCCTGACAAGTGAATTCACGGGCACAGCAGGCCTTCTGGACACCCCCTCCCACTGACTGCACCTTCAtctttggctcttttttttaGCACAGTAatttgaacaaacaaacaacctaaCCTTTGATTCAGTCCATCCAGCTGTTGCCTACCCCCACTTCGCTATGCGCAGTTGGAGTGCTGTGAGCCCGTTTCCAGCCTTGCAGCTTTTTGCCTCCCTTCAGTCCAGTCTTAGTCCTTCAGAGTTCCTTCTGTCCAGATGTAAATGCTTACATAcgttttcctctgtttttcaagAATCTTGTGTTTCACATCTGTCTGGcccttgttttcctctctctccccccccgaTGGCTGCGTTCCAGTTAGCGCTGCACCCCCCCCATCACCGTTTGCTCACAGGACACACATACGGCGTCGTACTCCTCACAGGGGTTCTTAGTATTACACTAgtcacttcttttcttctctatcACTTCCTTAAGAGACATCCCAGGCTGCCTCGGGTACATTCTTAGGCATGTCAAGCCAGCAACAAGGCTTGCATCTCAGCAGCCACGGTGTATTTCTGTCACACGTGGAGTGAGGACAGAGTTGCTCATGCTTCTGAAGTTATTTGAGATCGTTCATTCgtcttgctgcttttccagaaactCTGAATACACGTCTGCTTGAGAACACTTCAAAATTCAGCTCCTTCCCATGGGCCCCTCTCACTTGCTTTGTGACcctttttattgttcagcaGATGTTCGCAGCCACCGTCAGTTGTTTATTCTCTCGTTCTATAAGCACCAGCATTGTG
This is a stretch of genomic DNA from Anser cygnoides isolate HZ-2024a breed goose chromosome 15, Taihu_goose_T2T_genome, whole genome shotgun sequence. It encodes these proteins:
- the GPR146 gene encoding probable G-protein coupled receptor 146, whose protein sequence is MWSCETLNSTKNSEDQHLCHDFHLVLSIFSLLYLIICFPISLCYNGLLVLVNLYNKVTMTMPDVYFVNIAIAGLIINALAPMYLLGLANTKWAIWNSNNEVYITLLILFNVSSLVTMYSTTLLSLDYYIERALPRTYMSSVYNTKHVCGFIWGGAMLTSFSSLLFYVCNHVSTKIIECSKMQNKEAADAIMVFIGYVVPAVAVLYALILILRIRKEATPLDQDTGRLDPSVHRLLIATVCTQFTLWTPYYVTLLVSTFTYAQGRLADENYSRILHFTKILSKFLAFSSSFVMPLLYRYINKNFPNKLRRLLKKIHCGNQGCSHERTVVQQVMT